Proteins found in one Cobetia sp. L2A1 genomic segment:
- the rplQ gene encoding 50S ribosomal protein L17, whose protein sequence is MRHRKSGRHLNRTSSHREAMFKNMCISLVEHEVIRTTLPKAKELRRYIEPLITLAKQDTVANRRLAFSRTRSKEAVGKLFTELGPRYTTRPGGYLRILKCGYRTGDNAPMAFVELVDRPVASEAAGEE, encoded by the coding sequence ATGCGTCATCGTAAGAGTGGTCGTCACCTGAACCGTACCAGCTCTCACCGTGAAGCCATGTTCAAGAACATGTGCATCTCTCTGGTAGAGCACGAAGTCATCAGGACTACCCTGCCGAAAGCCAAGGAACTGCGTCGTTACATCGAGCCGCTGATCACCCTGGCAAAGCAGGACACCGTTGCGAACCGCCGTCTGGCGTTCTCTCGCACGCGCTCCAAGGAAGCGGTCGGCAAGCTCTTTACTGAGCTCGGCCCGCGGTACACCACCCGTCCGGGCGGTTATCTGCGTATCCTGAAGTGCGGCTATCGTACCGGTGACAATGCCCCGATGGCATTCGTCGAGCTGGTCGATCGTCCGGTTGCCTCTGAGGCAGCGGGCGAAGAGTAA